From Hirundo rustica isolate bHirRus1 chromosome 19, bHirRus1.pri.v3, whole genome shotgun sequence, a single genomic window includes:
- the IFT22 gene encoding intraflagellar transport protein 22 homolog — translation MLRAKVLLVGPRESGKSVLANFVSESTEGICSYSPTQGVRILEYEKPNLHGNSKGAGCRFELWDCSGDQKFETCWPALMKDSHGVIIIFNPELPSHLKEIEMWYSCFVQQQPLLDSQCLLVAHHKPGSAGDTENLSLGYPLNKLKLIHSNLEEDPEDVRMEFIKYFRSIITIMNESREREEMSIIS, via the exons ATGCTGAGGGCgaaggtgctgctggtggggccCCGGGAG TCTGGAAAGTCGGTGTTGGCAAACTTCGTGTCCGAGAGCACGGAAGGGATCTGCAGCTACAGCCCGACGCAGGGGGTGAG GATCCTGGAGTATGAGAAGCCAAACCTCCATGGGAACAGCAAGGGCGCTGGGTGTCGATTCGAGCTATGGGATTGCAGTGGTGATCAAAA GTTTGAAACATGCTGGCCAGCTCTGATGAAGGACTCCCACGGTGTAATAATAATCTTCAACCCTGAGCTGCCCAGCCACCTGAAAGAAATCGAGATGTGGTACTCGTGCTTcgtgcagcagcagccactgcttgACAGTCAGTGTCTCCTGGTGGCACATCACAAGCCAGGCAGTGCAGGGGACACAGAAAACCTGTCCTTGG GTTATCCACTGAACAAGCTGAAATTGATACATTCTAACTTAGAGGAAGATCCTGAAGATGTTCGGATGGAATTTATCAAGTACTTCAGAAGCATTATCACCATCATGaatgagagcagagagagggaagaaatgtCAATTATctcataa